AAATGCTTAAAGAGCTAATTCGCGACGAACAGGCACTGTACTAAGCACCTCTGTTAACACTCAAATAAGTACCTCTGAATATACAAAACGGCGATTATCTGTGGATAATCGCCATTTTTTTGCATCCTGAAAACGTTATCAACGGGTTATTCCGGTGCCAGCCACTCTAACCGGTCAACGGCAGCCCCTTCAGCCAGCGTACTCAAAACAGCCGGCATCGCAGCCTGAATATTATCCTCCAGCGGCCAGGGCGGATTCACGACCAACATACCACTGCCATACATACCGCCAGCATCTGCCGGATTTATCTCAATTTCAGAGCAAAGAATATTGCGGATACTGGTACGCTGTAACTTATGCTTCATGCTCTTCCAGCGATTTGCTTCCAGTAACGGATACCAGATCGCATAACTGCCATTTGGCCACAGCTGTTTAGCCTTTTTAATAAATGCGACCACCTGGTCATACTCAGACTTATCTTCATACGCCGGATCAATCAGCACCATACCGCGGTTAGGCTTTGGCGGCAGTATTGACAGCACACCTTCATACCCGTCACGCTGATGCACAGCAACCCTGCCATCCTGCCTGAAATAACGCTTCAGAACCTGCGACTCCTGTGGATGTAACTCCATCAGCATCAATTTGTCTTTTTCCCGGGCAAAATGCTGCGCCAGTGACGGTGACCCCGGATAGAACTTAAGATCTTTACCTTCGTTCTTTGCAGCTACAGCTTCACAGTACAGCTCCGTCCCCTTCAATCCGGTATTCCACAGCTTACTGATGCCGGACTGAAACTCCTGATTCTTCTGCGCCTGCACATCAGACAAGTCATACATCGCACGCCCGGAATGGGTTTCCAGATACGACAATGGCTTATCCTTACGAGTAAGAGATTGCAGCATCATGCTGAGGATCAGATGCTTATGCACATCGGCAAAGTTTCCGGCATGGTAGCCGTGCAGATAACTGAGCAAGAAATATTCTCCGGAGAATCTAAAACAGAATAACGAGAGTTATGGGAAGTATTGTGCAGTAATCATCTGGCAATCGAAAGTAATTAGCGTTGCCAGAAACGAAAAATGCCCCTTTAAAAGGGGCATTTTCTACGGAAGCTGAATGCTTACTTATTCAGCAAAGCATCAACAGTCGTCAGCGGGTAATGATCCGGCAGTGGCAGACGCGCAACACCCGTATCAATCGCAGCCTGAGCAACGGCTTCAGATACAGCCCCCAGCAAACGCGAATCAGTTGGCTTAGGAATGATGTACTGGTTACCGAATTCCAGAGAATCCAGCTCATATGCATCCAACACTTCCTGAGGCACAGGCTCTTTAGCCAGCTCAGCCAGCGCACGTACTGCAGCAGCTTTCATTTCTTCGTTGATTGCAGTTGCACGAACATCCAGTGCACCACGGAAAATGAATGGGAATCCAAGTACGTTGTTTACCTGGTTAGGGTAATCAGAACGACCAGTCGCCATAATCACATCATCACGGGTAGCGTGAGCCAGTTCTGGCTTAATTTCCGGATCTGGGTTAGCGCAGGCGAAAACAACCGGGTTAGCAGCCATTTTCTTCAGCTGTTCAGCACCCAACAGGTTAGGACCGGACAGACCAACAAATACGTCAGCACCTTCGATCGCATCATCCAGCGTACGCTTGTCAGTTTCAGTGGCAAAAGCCGCTTTTTCAGGTGTCAGGTTATCACGGCCTGAATGGATAACACCGGTACGGTCGATCATGTAGATGTTTTCGACCTTAGCACCCATGTTTACCAGCAGTTTCATACAGGCGTGTGCAGCAGCACCGGCACCCAGACAAACGATAGACGCTTCGTCCAGCTTCTTACCGGCAATTTCCAGCGCGTTAATCATACCTGCAGCAGTTACAATCGCGGTACCGTGCTGATCATCGTGGAATACAGGAATATTGCAACGCTCAATCAGAGCACGTTCAACTTCAAAACACTCAGGTGCTTTGATGTCTTCCAGGTTAATACCACCAAAAGTGTCTGCGATACGAGCAACAGTGTCGATCAGCGCCTGAGGGCTTTCAGAATCAACTTCGATATCAATGGAATCTACGCCAGCAAACTTCTTGAACAGCAGAGATTTACCTTCCATAACCGGCTTAGACGCCAGTGGGCCAAGATCGCCCAGACCAAGAATCGCAGAACCATTGGAGATAACTGCAACCAGATTACCTTTCGCCGTATATTTATACGCATTCTCTGGGTTTTCAGCGATAGCGCGGACAGGCTCAGCCACACCAGGGCTGTAGGCCAGGGCCAGATCACGGGCAGAGGCAGCGGATGTCGTCAGCTCTACACTGATTTTACCCGGACGAGGAAACTCATGATAGTCGAGTGCAGCTTGTTTCATATCTTCAGACATGGTCGCAATTCCAAGAAGTAATTTATTAGTTATAAGTAATCCGGAAATCTGGAAAAATAGCCCATTACTCCGTCTAACAAGGGCGTTCCAGACTCCTTAGGACTTGGCATCATATAGAAAAGCCCGACGCCCCTCAACCGACCTAACAGTCCAAATTTCTGTAAACAAAGCGACAAAAAGCATTTCCCTCGCGACCCGAAGGCACATATCTGGCATTTATATTTGATAATCCATTGATTTACAGGAAGAACCACTACCTATCCTGTAGATAGATAAAAATCAGCCTAACTTCAGACTTTCGTCGGTATTTTTGCAGAGCAACAAAAAAGGCGCCATAAAGGCGCCTTTTTTCGTATAGCGGAACTCTTATTTGTTAAGAGAACGGCCGCCGAAACGCTTGTTGAAGCGGTCAACACGACCACCAGTAGTCGCTTCTTTCTGCTTACCTGTGTAGAAAGGGTGACACTGGCTACAAACGTCCAGGTGAATGTCTTTGCCCAGAGTAGAACGAGTTTTAACAACGTTGCCGCAAGAGCAAGTAGCGTTCATCTCTACGTAATTAGGGTGGATACCTTCTTTCATGATGAAACCTCAGTAGTTTGTAATGCCGCCACCTGATCTTTTGCCAGGCACCGCATCCGGGTCGCCAGTTAAAACAGGCTACCCATAGGAATAAGGCCCGCGATTATACGCATCTATCTGGCCACCAGCAAGTGCTTATTAAAAGGCGCGATTACCAGCTGGTAAAGCCCGTGCTAAAACGATTTAATACACCCCTGACACAGACTTTCACAGCAACTTTTTCCACAACAACTTTGAATCACCATTAATGCCATATCTCCGTCTTGCTATTCCGTCACCGCTGCGTCGTTTATTTGACTACCTGCCTCCGGCAGACTGTGACCTGTCCACACTGACACCGGGCATACGGGTTAAAGTGCCATTTGCAAACCGGCAGTTAATTGGCCTGCTGATCGAAGTTACTGAAGAGACCGATATTCCGGTCAAAAAGCTAAAGCAGGCACTGGAAATTCTCGACAAAACGCCGCCTTTGCCTGCACACCTGTTGAAACTGGCTCGCTGGTCTGCCAGCTATTATCAGCACCCGGTAGGCGAAGCGCTCAGCCAGGCCTTACCGGTGTTATTGCGTAAAGGTGAGCCTGACAATTATATACCCGCAATGAAATGGCGAGCCTATGCCGACGCCAGTACTGACAGCATTGCCAAAAATGCCAGCAAACAGCGCCAGTTACTGCAATGGTTAATGAACAACCCTGCAGGCTTAACACCTAAACAGTTAAAAGAAGCTGGCGGTCAGAAAGCCACTTTAAAAAGCCTGCAAGAAAAAAACCTGATCGAGCAATTCACGCCTCAGCCTGATGAGTCGACAGAGAATATACTGCGTGAAACACCTCTGGCACTGAATGACCAGCAGCAAACTGCCGTCAATTCGTTATCTGCAGACAATGGCTTCCGCTCCATACTGCTTTACGGTATTACCGGCTCAGGCAAAACCGAAGTTTATTTGCAGGCAATAGAAGCCCAGCTAAAACAAGGCAGACAGGCATTAGTGCTGGTACCGGAAATAGGCCTCACACCACAAACCGTTACCCGCTTCAAAGCACGCTTTAACGTCAGCATTGTTTCGCTGCATTCTAATCTGACCGACAAACAGCGGCTGGAAGCCTGGCAGCAAGCCCGCGAAGGCGTAGCAAAAATTGTCATCGGCACCCGCTCGGCAATTTTCACTCCGCTGAAGCACCCCGGCATTCTGATCATTGACGAAGAACACGATGCTTCTTTTAAACAACAGGACGGTTTCCGTTATTCCGCCCGGGATTTAGCTGTTATGCGTGCCCACCGGGAAAACATCCCGATCATGCTGGGCAGCGCCACACCCTCTATTGAAAGCCTCTACAACGTTCAGCAGCAACGTTATCAATGGCTGCAACTGACACAGCGCGCAGGTAACGCCAAACCACCAGGATTTGAATTACTGGATATCCGGCAGGACAACCTGCAGGACGGTTTAAGCCCTGCGCTGATAAAACAAATAGGCGGACACCTGCAGCAAGGCAATCAGGTACTGGTATTTATTAACCGTCGGGGATTTGCCCCCAGCCTGATGTGTCACGACTGCGGCTGGGTTGCCGATTGTCGCCGTTGCGATGCGCATATGACACTGCACCGCAGCCCTCCACATTTGCACTGCCATCATTGCGACAACCAGCGTCCAATCCCCCGGGTATGCGACAGCTGCGGCAGCACTGAACTCAAACCAGTTGGCTCAGGCACTGAACGTACCGAAAGTGCACTGCAGCAGCTGTTCCCGGAAATACCGGTTATCCGGGTCGATCGGGATACAACACAACGTAAACAAGCCCTGCAGGACATCGTCGATCAGGTAAACTTAGGCGACCCCTGCATACTTGTAGGCACCCAAATGCTGGCCAAAGGTCATCACTTTCCTAAAGTTACCCTGGTCGCCATTCTTAATGCAGACAGCGGCCTGTTCAGTGCTGACTTTCGCGGCATGGAACGTACTGCCCAGCAAATATTACAGGTAGCAGGCCGTGCCGGCCGTGCCGAACTGCCCGGCAAAGTCGTGATGCAAACTCACCATGCTGATCATCCTACTATTAACAGTCTGATTAACGACGGCTATCTGGCCTTTGCCCAGCAAGAACTCAATACCCGTAACAGCGCCAACCTGCCACCCACAATCAACTGCATAATGTTACGGGCCGAAGCCCGCTGTCAGGGTCAGGCAGAACGTTTTCTGATGCAGGTACGGCAACAGTTTGACCGTCAGGACGGCAAGCCACAGTGGATCGGCCCACTACCCTCCCCTATGGAAAAACGTGCCGGATTATTTCGCGCCCAGCTGCTCTTACAAAGCCACGACCGCAAAACCCTGCACGGGCTGGTCAGCCATATCGCCACCCAGCTCGAAGCCTCACCGGAAGCCCGAAAAATACGCTGGTCAATTGATGTCGATCCCATCGAAATGTTCTGACACACCTCAGTGCCCGGTCATCCGGGCCTGCAGTACCACCACATCTATGTACTCCGAAAATTCTCCTGCCTAGCCACTTAACAAACAGCCCCCGACAAGGGATAATAGCCGGCCCTAACGATATATTCGGCGTGTTCTCGCCCCAACCGGTAACAGTACATTCATCATGAAACAACATATTGCGGATCTTATTAATGCTGCCCTGGACACTTTGACCGACAACGGCACTCTGCCGGCTGACGCTCAGCGACGTATCATGGTAGAAAATACCCGCGACAAGGCGCACGGTGACTTTGCGTCTAACGTTGCCATGACACTGGCCAAAGCGGCGAAGACTAATCCACGTCAACTGTCTCAGGCAATTTGCGACGCGATGCCAGCGTCTGAAAGCATTGCCAAAACTGAGATTGCAGGCCCAGGCTTCATCAACTTCTTTCTGGCCAGCGACGCAGCAACAGCTGTTGTTGGCCGCATTCTGGAAGCTGCAGACAAATATGGCCACAGCGAAGTAGGTGCCAACCGCAAAGTACAGGTTGAATTTGTATCCGCTAACCCAACTGGCCCGTTGCATGTCGGCCACGGCCGTGGCGCCGCAGTAGGCGACAGCATCTGCCGTTTGTTAAGTGCAACTGGCTGGGACGTTACTGCCGAGTTCTATTACAACGATGCCGGCGCCCAGATCAACAACCTGGCCCTGTCTACTCAGGCACGTTGTAAAGGTCTTGGCCCTGAAGATGCAAGCTGGCCGGAAGATGGTTACCGCGGTGACTACATTAAAGAACTGGCCGATAGCTACATGGCCGGCGACAGCATTACCGCTGAAGACAAGCAGGTAACCGGTCTGAAAGATGCCGACAATCAGGATGCTATCCGTGACTTCGCAGTTGCTTACTTGCGTCGCGAACAGGATCAGGACCTGAAAGCCTTCGGGGTTAACTTCGATATTTATTTCCTGGAATCCTCTCTGTACAGCGAAGGCATGGTTGAGAAAACCGTACAACAACTGATCGATTCCGGTAATACCTATGAGCAGGACGGTGCGCTGTGGTTAAAAACCACTGAATTCGGCGACGATAAAGACCGCGTAATGCGCAAGACCGACGGCGGTTACACTTACTTCGTACCGGATGTTGCTTACCACCTGAATAAGTGGAACCGTGGCTTCAAGCGGGTCGTAAACGAACAGGGTGCCGATCATCACAGCACCATTACCCGTGTACGCGCCGGCGTTCAGGCTGTTAGCCAGTCAACAGGTATGGACATCCCGGCTCAATATCCGGATTACGTACTGCACCAGATGGTGATGGTAATGCGCGGTGGCGAAGAAGTTAAAATCTCTAAGCGTGCCGGCAGCTACGTAACCCTGCAGGATCTGGTAGAAGAAGTAGGCCGTGATGCAACCCGTTACTTCCTGGTTGCACGTGCAACAACTTCCCAGCTGACCTTCGACATTGATCTGGCGATTTCCCAGAGCAACGACAACCCGGTTTACTACATTCAGTATGCCCACGCCCGAGTTTGCAGCGTCATCAACAAACTTGCTGAACGTGGCTGGGAATGGAATCAGGACATGCAGGTAGATCTGGCACTGCTGGATACCGATGCAGAAAAAGCCCTGATGAAGCGTCTGGCAACTTTCCCTGAAGTCGTTCAGCGTTCTGCTGAAAATTGTGAACCGCATCAGATTGCTAACTATCTGGTTGATCTGGCCGGTGACTTCCACAGCTACTACAACAGCAACAAGATGCTGATTGAAGATGCTGAACTGCGTAACGCACGTATCACTCTGAGTGCAGCCTGCCGCCAGGTTCTGGCTAACGGTCTGGACTTGTTGGGCGTTAGCGCACCGGAGCACATGTAATTTATGGCACCGCGGGATTACGCTAAAAAGAAACCTGGGGGCAAGGCTTCAGCGAGCCGCGCCCCACGGAAAAAGGCTGCACCAGCTAAACCGCAGCCTAAATCCGGTTTTCCAATCATCCGGATATTCCTCAGCACTGTCTTTTTAGTGGGTTTTGGCTATGTCCTGTGGCAACTCACTCAGGTATCTCCTGATCCTCAGGCAGAAACGCCTCAGGCTGCCAGCACGCCTGCCAGAACCACAACTCCCGCACCTAAGCCAGTTGCCAAAGCTCAGAAGCCGGTAGCCCAACCAGCACAAAAGGCAGCTCCCAAACCTACACCTAAGCCGGTTGCTAAAACCAGCAAACCAAAAACAGAAGCGGCAAAACCCACAGTACCTGTCACAGATAAGAGCAATGAACACTACGAGTTCTATGAAATGCTCCGCGACAGCGAAGTGGATACCAGCAACGCCGGTACGTACAAATCAACGCCGAAAACTGAAAAGTTGAAAAAGCGTTACATCCTGCAGGTGGGCTCATTCCGCAGCGCACAGGATGCCGAGCAAATGCGTGCCAAGCTAATCATTCAGGGCCTACCGAATGTGCATACCCGCAAAGTAACCAACAATGATGGCAGCCTCTGGCATCAGGTACTTGCCGGTCCGTTTGATAACCGCCTGCAACTGAACAAAGCTCAGGACAAGCTGGTACGTATGAATATCGATCCATTATTACGGGTCGCCAAGTAAGCGCTGTTTGAAGCCCTTGTAACAGCCCCTGTAAACGGCGCCAGTTAAGACCGGCTTATAAGACCTGCTCAAGACATCGCTTTATACACCTACTACACCTGCTCTCTCCATGGCCAATTATCAGCTTAATTGGCCCCAGCCTATTGAAATATCCCCATCCAGTCCCATATTGATACTCAATCACGAACCGATACGGGACTTTATTTTACCCATGACCACCATAGTATCAGTACGACGCGGCAACCAGGTTGTTGTTGGCGGCGACGGCCAGGTATCCCTCGGCAACACCGTA
The DNA window shown above is from Aliamphritea ceti and carries:
- a CDS encoding 23S rRNA (adenine(2030)-N(6))-methyltransferase RlmJ is translated as MLSYLHGYHAGNFADVHKHLILSMMLQSLTRKDKPLSYLETHSGRAMYDLSDVQAQKNQEFQSGISKLWNTGLKGTELYCEAVAAKNEGKDLKFYPGSPSLAQHFAREKDKLMLMELHPQESQVLKRYFRQDGRVAVHQRDGYEGVLSILPPKPNRGMVLIDPAYEDKSEYDQVVAFIKKAKQLWPNGSYAIWYPLLEANRWKSMKHKLQRTSIRNILCSEIEINPADAGGMYGSGMLVVNPPWPLEDNIQAAMPAVLSTLAEGAAVDRLEWLAPE
- a CDS encoding malic enzyme-like NAD(P)-binding protein, which encodes MSEDMKQAALDYHEFPRPGKISVELTTSAASARDLALAYSPGVAEPVRAIAENPENAYKYTAKGNLVAVISNGSAILGLGDLGPLASKPVMEGKSLLFKKFAGVDSIDIEVDSESPQALIDTVARIADTFGGINLEDIKAPECFEVERALIERCNIPVFHDDQHGTAIVTAAGMINALEIAGKKLDEASIVCLGAGAAAHACMKLLVNMGAKVENIYMIDRTGVIHSGRDNLTPEKAAFATETDKRTLDDAIEGADVFVGLSGPNLLGAEQLKKMAANPVVFACANPDPEIKPELAHATRDDVIMATGRSDYPNQVNNVLGFPFIFRGALDVRATAINEEMKAAAVRALAELAKEPVPQEVLDAYELDSLEFGNQYIIPKPTDSRLLGAVSEAVAQAAIDTGVARLPLPDHYPLTTVDALLNK
- the rpmE gene encoding 50S ribosomal protein L31 yields the protein MKEGIHPNYVEMNATCSCGNVVKTRSTLGKDIHLDVCSQCHPFYTGKQKEATTGGRVDRFNKRFGGRSLNK
- a CDS encoding primosomal protein N', which translates into the protein MPYLRLAIPSPLRRLFDYLPPADCDLSTLTPGIRVKVPFANRQLIGLLIEVTEETDIPVKKLKQALEILDKTPPLPAHLLKLARWSASYYQHPVGEALSQALPVLLRKGEPDNYIPAMKWRAYADASTDSIAKNASKQRQLLQWLMNNPAGLTPKQLKEAGGQKATLKSLQEKNLIEQFTPQPDESTENILRETPLALNDQQQTAVNSLSADNGFRSILLYGITGSGKTEVYLQAIEAQLKQGRQALVLVPEIGLTPQTVTRFKARFNVSIVSLHSNLTDKQRLEAWQQAREGVAKIVIGTRSAIFTPLKHPGILIIDEEHDASFKQQDGFRYSARDLAVMRAHRENIPIMLGSATPSIESLYNVQQQRYQWLQLTQRAGNAKPPGFELLDIRQDNLQDGLSPALIKQIGGHLQQGNQVLVFINRRGFAPSLMCHDCGWVADCRRCDAHMTLHRSPPHLHCHHCDNQRPIPRVCDSCGSTELKPVGSGTERTESALQQLFPEIPVIRVDRDTTQRKQALQDIVDQVNLGDPCILVGTQMLAKGHHFPKVTLVAILNADSGLFSADFRGMERTAQQILQVAGRAGRAELPGKVVMQTHHADHPTINSLINDGYLAFAQQELNTRNSANLPPTINCIMLRAEARCQGQAERFLMQVRQQFDRQDGKPQWIGPLPSPMEKRAGLFRAQLLLQSHDRKTLHGLVSHIATQLEASPEARKIRWSIDVDPIEMF
- the argS gene encoding arginine--tRNA ligase produces the protein MKQHIADLINAALDTLTDNGTLPADAQRRIMVENTRDKAHGDFASNVAMTLAKAAKTNPRQLSQAICDAMPASESIAKTEIAGPGFINFFLASDAATAVVGRILEAADKYGHSEVGANRKVQVEFVSANPTGPLHVGHGRGAAVGDSICRLLSATGWDVTAEFYYNDAGAQINNLALSTQARCKGLGPEDASWPEDGYRGDYIKELADSYMAGDSITAEDKQVTGLKDADNQDAIRDFAVAYLRREQDQDLKAFGVNFDIYFLESSLYSEGMVEKTVQQLIDSGNTYEQDGALWLKTTEFGDDKDRVMRKTDGGYTYFVPDVAYHLNKWNRGFKRVVNEQGADHHSTITRVRAGVQAVSQSTGMDIPAQYPDYVLHQMVMVMRGGEEVKISKRAGSYVTLQDLVEEVGRDATRYFLVARATTSQLTFDIDLAISQSNDNPVYYIQYAHARVCSVINKLAERGWEWNQDMQVDLALLDTDAEKALMKRLATFPEVVQRSAENCEPHQIANYLVDLAGDFHSYYNSNKMLIEDAELRNARITLSAACRQVLANGLDLLGVSAPEHM
- a CDS encoding SPOR domain-containing protein, encoding MAPRDYAKKKPGGKASASRAPRKKAAPAKPQPKSGFPIIRIFLSTVFLVGFGYVLWQLTQVSPDPQAETPQAASTPARTTTPAPKPVAKAQKPVAQPAQKAAPKPTPKPVAKTSKPKTEAAKPTVPVTDKSNEHYEFYEMLRDSEVDTSNAGTYKSTPKTEKLKKRYILQVGSFRSAQDAEQMRAKLIIQGLPNVHTRKVTNNDGSLWHQVLAGPFDNRLQLNKAQDKLVRMNIDPLLRVAK